One Pseudodesulfovibrio senegalensis DNA segment encodes these proteins:
- a CDS encoding response regulator transcription factor: protein MGKKILIVDDEVHIKMLLEQTLEELEDECGVELFTASDGEEGLGFINEEKPDLVFLDIMMPKMNGYEVCRTVMKNDELKDIKIILLTAKGQEVDRKQGLELGARMYMTKPFDPDEILKVSREMLGL from the coding sequence ATGGGAAAGAAGATTCTCATCGTTGATGATGAGGTCCATATCAAGATGTTGCTTGAGCAGACTCTCGAGGAACTTGAGGACGAGTGCGGTGTGGAGCTTTTCACGGCCTCGGACGGTGAAGAGGGACTTGGGTTCATCAATGAGGAAAAGCCCGATCTGGTGTTTCTGGATATCATGATGCCCAAGATGAACGGGTATGAAGTTTGCCGGACAGTCATGAAAAATGACGAGCTCAAGGATATCAAGATCATACTGCTGACAGCCAAAGGGCAGGAAGTGGACCGCAAGCAAGGCCTTGAACTGGGAGCCAGGATGTATATGACCAAACCGTTTGACCCTGATGAGATCTTGAAGGTTTCCAGGGAGATGCTTGGTCTTTGA
- a CDS encoding ABC transporter substrate-binding protein — MAGCVAAQIMVALLWCGLLSSFPGSAHAAGGSASDIVLGMSAPFSGSSRGLGIELYRGARAYFDYVNSRGGVQGRKVRILALDDGYNPRPALQNTIRFMDDKSVLCLFGYVGTPTVTRVLPLLKAAERDGKLLFFPFTGAQPQREAPYDRFVFNLRASYRQELSALVNKFSLIGLRRIAIFYQNDAYGRSGWDGLRRGLAAHRLGIVSEATYRRGAVASESMREQVQIVMEGHPDAIVVVGSYMASAAFIRDARSMGVHVPIANISFSASENLLRTLKRLGKGCGRDLTGDLINTQVVPYYRDEHFESVRLYRSLMAGGVPLPEVAEEGYVSPGLSDVSLEGFLDAVVMTEILRRFLDDPQRSLIHAVEGLHDYDAGIDATVTFGQTRHQGLSRVYFTTVRQGRFVSLEGEGWRQWQK; from the coding sequence GTGGCTGGATGCGTCGCCGCTCAAATCATGGTCGCCTTGTTGTGGTGCGGGCTGCTTTCGAGTTTTCCCGGTAGCGCGCACGCTGCCGGGGGATCTGCTTCGGACATCGTGTTGGGCATGTCCGCTCCGTTTTCCGGGTCGAGCAGGGGACTGGGCATTGAATTGTACCGCGGTGCGCGCGCCTATTTCGACTATGTGAATTCCCGGGGCGGGGTTCAGGGCAGGAAGGTTCGCATACTGGCTCTGGACGACGGCTACAACCCCCGCCCTGCACTCCAGAACACCATCCGCTTCATGGATGACAAGTCCGTGCTTTGCCTGTTCGGGTACGTGGGCACGCCCACGGTCACCCGCGTGCTGCCGCTGCTCAAGGCGGCAGAGCGGGACGGCAAGTTGCTTTTTTTTCCGTTCACAGGGGCCCAGCCCCAGCGCGAGGCCCCGTATGACCGGTTCGTCTTCAACCTTCGCGCCTCCTATCGTCAGGAACTGAGCGCTCTGGTGAACAAATTCAGCCTGATCGGACTCAGGCGCATAGCGATCTTCTATCAGAACGACGCCTATGGCCGCAGCGGATGGGACGGGCTGCGGCGGGGGCTTGCCGCCCACAGGCTCGGCATTGTGAGCGAGGCTACCTACCGCCGCGGTGCAGTGGCTTCCGAGTCCATGCGCGAACAGGTGCAGATAGTCATGGAAGGGCACCCGGACGCCATTGTGGTGGTGGGGTCCTATATGGCCAGTGCCGCGTTCATTCGCGATGCCCGTTCCATGGGTGTTCACGTGCCCATTGCCAATATTTCCTTTTCCGCCAGCGAAAACCTGCTGCGGACCCTCAAGCGTCTGGGCAAAGGGTGTGGCCGCGACCTGACCGGCGATCTCATCAATACGCAGGTGGTCCCGTACTACAGGGATGAGCATTTCGAGTCCGTGCGTTTGTATCGGAGCCTCATGGCCGGGGGTGTCCCTTTGCCCGAGGTTGCCGAAGAGGGATATGTATCTCCGGGGTTGAGCGATGTCAGCCTTGAAGGATTTCTGGATGCCGTGGTCATGACTGAAATCCTGCGGCGTTTTCTGGACGATCCGCAGCGATCGCTGATCCATGCCGTGGAAGGGTTGCATGACTATGACGCCGGCATTGATGCCACGGTTACCTTCGGGCAAACACGTCATCAGGGCCTGAGCCGGGTTTATTTCACCACGGTTCGACAAGGCAGGTTCGTATCCCTGGAAGGCGAAGGGTGGCGACAATGGCAAAAATGA
- a CDS encoding ATP-binding protein encodes MAKMTSMSPLFKKTFLLSLYLFGIVALLASGLAAYILHDHMTGEFRSKGRAIAISIAEASQEVLLNRDPAVLQGTIDHYLDIGGVAYIYVRNSEGSIVAHTFVPRIPRTLPVLEVPSPIATERSARVPGYGDIMEETAPILEGVGGTVFVGMDKGLIESFFWKAVLRMQGLMAVIFVCCVCVLYYLVRSFSTPLNTLTEYAQQLARHDFSANIEIDSRDEIGLLARTMQSMAHELSALFNEMDAEVKKATGELRKNLSHQRAIINNLADGLVVIDPDGMVTMVNPSLCDYFGLVPADCLNHRFDTVFSGQFAKLMEDLHTGQGVVTSAEGPLSHGRIGKAVGSPVRMAESGTFLGGVVLVRDITPEKELDRLKTEFISTVSHELRTPMTSILGFSKIIRKKLEDDIFPALGPSRNSLSRVVRRVESNMDIIVSEAERLTEMINDVLDIAKMESGGVQWGKERLSMGEVVRQAVRTIRGMSSEKNLRFSLEVEEGVPLVRGDRNRLIQVLVNLLSNAVKFTESGTIRCHVGFRNNMVLTSVEDPGIGIDPRELPQVFEKFRQVGDTLTDKPSGTGLGLPICRQIVMHHGGDIWVESELGKGSIFRFTLPVEDMETRMVEPFEEHDVLGHVPCEDEADIRARSGKAMLVEPRGDEAAPLILVVDDDSALSDYLSQLFRDEGYRVLTAPDGRAAVDTAKQHLPNLITMDLMMPGMDGETAIRCLRSNPYTSHIPILVVSALSDSGVKGSDAMMLKPVDQEKLLEMVDALLRDRDMVRSCIVVGDSFSSAGQKLTVVNPERIRFCPPEDVVQTVAAGFTGFVFISNDLVARVDLTALSSQQGVQVVILPEVRI; translated from the coding sequence ATGGCAAAAATGACGAGCATGTCGCCCCTGTTCAAGAAGACGTTCCTGCTGAGCCTGTACCTTTTCGGGATTGTGGCTCTGCTGGCCTCCGGTCTCGCCGCCTATATCCTGCACGACCACATGACCGGGGAATTCAGGAGCAAGGGGAGGGCTATCGCCATCAGCATTGCCGAGGCCAGCCAGGAGGTGCTTCTCAACCGTGATCCTGCTGTCCTGCAGGGCACCATTGATCATTATCTCGACATCGGGGGCGTGGCCTACATCTATGTGCGCAACTCCGAAGGAAGCATTGTGGCGCATACGTTCGTGCCGCGCATTCCCCGAACGCTGCCGGTGCTGGAGGTACCGTCGCCGATCGCCACGGAACGTTCGGCACGGGTTCCCGGGTACGGCGACATCATGGAAGAGACGGCCCCCATTCTGGAAGGCGTCGGCGGTACCGTGTTCGTGGGCATGGACAAGGGACTCATCGAGTCCTTTTTCTGGAAGGCCGTCCTGCGAATGCAGGGCCTCATGGCAGTGATTTTCGTCTGTTGCGTCTGTGTACTCTATTATCTGGTCCGCAGTTTTTCCACGCCGCTCAACACACTGACCGAATACGCGCAACAACTGGCGCGCCACGATTTTTCCGCCAACATCGAGATCGACTCCCGCGACGAGATCGGCCTGCTGGCCAGAACCATGCAATCCATGGCCCACGAGCTTTCCGCGCTTTTCAATGAAATGGATGCGGAAGTGAAAAAGGCCACCGGGGAGTTGCGCAAGAACCTGAGCCACCAGAGGGCCATCATCAACAATCTGGCCGATGGCCTTGTGGTCATTGACCCGGACGGCATGGTGACCATGGTCAACCCTTCCCTGTGTGACTATTTCGGCCTTGTTCCGGCTGATTGCCTGAACCATCGCTTCGACACCGTCTTCAGTGGCCAGTTTGCCAAGCTCATGGAAGACCTGCACACGGGGCAGGGGGTCGTGACCAGTGCCGAAGGCCCCCTTTCCCACGGCCGCATCGGCAAGGCCGTTGGCTCGCCCGTGCGCATGGCCGAATCCGGCACGTTCCTTGGAGGGGTGGTTCTTGTTCGCGACATCACGCCCGAAAAGGAACTGGACCGGCTCAAGACCGAGTTCATCTCCACGGTATCCCACGAATTGCGCACACCCATGACCTCCATCCTCGGGTTCAGCAAGATCATTCGCAAGAAACTCGAAGATGATATTTTCCCTGCCCTCGGCCCAAGCCGGAATTCCTTGTCGAGGGTGGTCCGGCGCGTGGAATCCAACATGGACATCATCGTTTCCGAAGCCGAGCGGCTCACGGAAATGATCAATGACGTGCTCGATATCGCCAAGATGGAATCGGGCGGTGTGCAGTGGGGCAAGGAACGGCTGTCCATGGGCGAGGTCGTCCGGCAGGCTGTGCGTACCATACGGGGCATGAGCAGCGAGAAGAATCTGCGTTTTTCCCTTGAGGTGGAAGAGGGGGTTCCCCTTGTGCGGGGAGACAGGAACCGGCTGATTCAGGTCCTGGTCAATCTGCTTTCCAATGCGGTCAAATTCACGGAATCCGGGACAATCCGTTGTCATGTGGGTTTCCGCAACAACATGGTGCTGACCAGCGTGGAAGACCCCGGAATCGGTATCGATCCCCGGGAATTGCCGCAGGTTTTCGAAAAATTCAGGCAGGTGGGGGACACCCTGACCGACAAGCCGTCCGGCACCGGGCTGGGTTTGCCCATCTGTCGCCAGATCGTCATGCATCATGGCGGGGATATCTGGGTGGAAAGCGAGCTGGGCAAGGGCAGCATATTCCGGTTCACCCTGCCCGTGGAAGACATGGAAACACGGATGGTGGAACCGTTCGAAGAACATGATGTGTTGGGCCATGTGCCCTGCGAGGACGAGGCCGACATCCGGGCGCGTTCCGGCAAGGCCATGCTTGTGGAGCCGCGTGGGGACGAGGCCGCTCCGCTGATTCTGGTGGTGGATGATGATTCGGCTCTTTCCGACTATCTTTCCCAGCTTTTCCGCGACGAGGGCTACCGGGTCCTGACGGCCCCGGACGGGCGCGCTGCCGTGGACACCGCGAAACAGCATTTGCCCAACCTCATTACCATGGACCTGATGATGCCCGGCATGGATGGAGAGACCGCCATCAGGTGCCTGCGTTCGAATCCCTATACCAGCCACATTCCCATTCTGGTCGTCTCGGCGCTTTCGGATTCCGGGGTCAAGGGCAGCGATGCCATGATGCTCAAGCCGGTGGATCAGGAAAAACTGCTGGAAATGGTCGACGCATTGCTCAGGGATCGGGACATGGTGCGTTCCTGCATCGTTGTGGGCGATTCGTTCTCGTCGGCAGGACAGAAACTGACCGTGGTGAACCCCGAACGGATACGGTTTTGCCCTCCCGAGGACGTCGTGCAGACCGTGGCGGCGGGTTTTACCGGATTCGTGTTCATCAGCAACGATCTGGTGGCGCGGGTCGATTTGACGGCTTTGAGCAGTCAGCAGGGCGTTCAGGTTGTCATACTGCCCGAGGTGCGGATATGA